In a single window of the Saccharothrix australiensis genome:
- a CDS encoding mannosyltransferase family protein, with protein MTDLITPTATTAPSAGPARRRSPLTSDWARAFALVFAWHAVLTAVAVLFQGTLPIGEGYPVKVLGPDATLLSHTYRWDSENFHQIANGGYANEATPWVHAFYPFFPFCVWLLETITFGKLGFLAVGMIVNGIASWCAATALLKIARHFVTGERAAWLTVAAFLTAPTAFFLHGFYSEAVFCALGFWAFLFALRRQWVWMGLCLIPLTATRITAVLFVGLCFLEFFRSRDWKLRGLLSWHLLWFPAAGLGVVAYAVVLQVVTGDPLAMFHAYDTVSTWGYHVTNFNIPGTLATEVSASWEALASGRPNNWQVLSHLLPLVGLVVLLASSVYVFVALRKDGIPLAAFGLASFVMFTLNSNVVSVHRYLLPCLVIYVAMVLAAQRRRALRPVLYGWLYTTTLVQAAVFLFFVAGIWAG; from the coding sequence ATGACGGACTTGATCACGCCGACCGCCACCACCGCGCCGAGCGCGGGGCCGGCCCGGCGGCGCTCGCCGCTGACCTCGGACTGGGCCCGCGCGTTCGCCCTGGTGTTCGCCTGGCACGCGGTGCTGACGGCGGTGGCCGTGCTGTTCCAGGGCACCCTGCCGATCGGCGAGGGCTACCCGGTGAAGGTGCTCGGGCCGGACGCGACCCTGCTGTCGCACACCTACCGGTGGGACTCCGAGAACTTCCACCAGATCGCCAACGGCGGCTACGCCAACGAGGCCACGCCGTGGGTGCACGCGTTCTACCCGTTCTTCCCGTTCTGCGTGTGGCTGCTGGAGACGATCACCTTCGGCAAGCTGGGCTTCCTGGCCGTCGGCATGATCGTCAACGGGATCGCGTCGTGGTGCGCGGCGACCGCGCTGCTCAAGATCGCCCGGCACTTCGTGACCGGCGAGCGGGCTGCCTGGCTGACCGTGGCGGCGTTCCTGACCGCGCCGACGGCGTTCTTCCTGCACGGCTTCTACAGCGAGGCGGTGTTCTGCGCGCTCGGGTTCTGGGCGTTCCTGTTCGCGCTGCGCAGGCAGTGGGTGTGGATGGGGCTGTGCCTGATCCCGCTGACCGCCACGCGCATCACCGCCGTGCTGTTCGTGGGGCTGTGCTTCCTGGAGTTCTTCCGGTCCAGGGACTGGAAGCTCCGCGGCCTGCTGTCGTGGCACCTGCTGTGGTTCCCGGCGGCGGGCCTGGGCGTCGTGGCGTACGCGGTGGTGCTCCAAGTCGTCACCGGTGACCCGCTGGCGATGTTCCACGCCTACGACACCGTGTCGACGTGGGGCTACCACGTCACGAACTTCAACATCCCCGGCACGCTGGCGACCGAGGTGTCGGCCTCGTGGGAGGCGCTGGCGAGCGGGCGGCCGAACAACTGGCAGGTGCTCAGCCACCTGCTGCCGCTGGTCGGGCTCGTGGTGCTGCTCGCGTCGTCGGTGTACGTGTTCGTGGCGCTGCGCAAGGACGGCATCCCGCTGGCCGCGTTCGGGCTGGCGTCGTTCGTCATGTTCACGCTGAACAGCAACGTGGTCTCGGTGCACCGGTACCTGTTGCCGTGCCTGGTGATCTACGTGGCGATGGTGCTGGCCGCGCAGCGCCGTCGCGCGCTGCGGCCGGTGCTGTACGGCTGGCTGTACACGACGACGCTGGTGCAGGCGGCGGTGTTCCTGTTCTTCGTCGCGGGGATCTGGGCGGGCTGA
- a CDS encoding GtrA family protein: MRPALATKVRFGLVGVANTLVDVVSYTLLSLAGLPMFVANLLSTTAGMACSFTLNRSFTFRARTGDVRTQVVLFVLVTAFGLWVVQPILISLTSGAFAGTHELVALVGPKLAALVFNLVWNYTLYNRLVFRQKETA; this comes from the coding sequence GTGAGGCCCGCCCTGGCCACCAAGGTCCGGTTCGGACTGGTGGGCGTCGCGAACACGCTGGTCGACGTGGTGTCGTACACGCTGCTGTCGCTCGCGGGCCTGCCGATGTTCGTGGCGAACCTGCTGTCCACCACCGCGGGCATGGCGTGCAGCTTCACGCTGAACCGCTCCTTCACGTTCCGCGCCCGGACCGGTGACGTGCGCACCCAGGTGGTGCTGTTCGTGCTGGTCACGGCGTTCGGCCTGTGGGTGGTGCAGCCGATCCTGATCAGCCTGACCAGCGGCGCGTTCGCGGGCACGCACGAGCTCGTCGCCCTGGTCGGGCCGAAGCTGGCCGCGCTCGTCTTCAACCTGGTGTGGAACTACACCCTCTACAACAGGCTGGTGTTCAGACAGAAGGAAACCGCCTGA
- a CDS encoding glycosyltransferase family 2 protein: MTAEAPRAGQARQTITYVFPIYNEAGNIALLHETVSKVAEELADRYDVGFIYVDDGSKDDSLVHLQALADADDRVTVIELARNFGHQMAVTAGLDLADADAVIIMDSDMQDPPRVSLELVEKWEQGYEVVYAQRRSRRDTAFKKLTASAFYWFLRKVASIDIPRNTGDFRLIDRKVVDELRKFRERDRFLRGLVSYIGFRQTGVLFDRDERHAGVTGYPLSKMLRFAADGVLGFSVAPLRLISRLGYFISFLSFLGILYVAGVKLLAPETAVPGWAFITIGMFFLGGIQITMLGVLGSYIGRTYAQAQGRPLYTVAAVRTAAKPLPATTGAAR, translated from the coding sequence GTGACCGCCGAGGCACCGCGCGCCGGTCAGGCGCGGCAGACGATCACGTACGTCTTCCCGATCTACAACGAGGCCGGGAACATCGCGCTGCTGCACGAGACCGTGTCCAAGGTCGCCGAGGAGCTGGCCGACCGCTACGACGTCGGCTTCATCTACGTCGACGACGGCAGCAAGGACGACTCGCTGGTCCACCTCCAGGCGCTGGCCGACGCCGACGACCGGGTCACCGTGATCGAGCTGGCCCGCAACTTCGGCCACCAGATGGCGGTCACCGCCGGCCTGGACCTGGCCGACGCGGACGCCGTGATCATCATGGACAGCGACATGCAGGACCCGCCCCGCGTCAGCCTGGAGCTGGTCGAGAAGTGGGAGCAGGGCTACGAGGTCGTGTACGCGCAGCGGCGGTCCCGGCGGGACACGGCGTTCAAGAAGCTCACCGCGAGCGCGTTCTACTGGTTCCTGCGCAAGGTCGCCTCGATCGACATCCCGCGCAACACCGGCGACTTCCGGCTGATCGACCGCAAGGTGGTCGACGAGCTGCGCAAGTTCCGCGAGCGCGACCGCTTCCTGCGCGGCCTGGTCAGCTACATCGGCTTCCGGCAGACCGGCGTGCTGTTCGACCGGGACGAGCGGCACGCGGGCGTCACCGGCTACCCGCTGAGCAAGATGCTCCGGTTCGCGGCGGACGGCGTCCTGGGCTTCTCCGTCGCGCCGCTGCGGCTGATCAGCAGGCTCGGCTACTTCATCTCGTTCCTGAGCTTCCTCGGCATCCTCTACGTGGCGGGCGTGAAGCTGCTCGCCCCGGAGACGGCCGTGCCCGGCTGGGCGTTCATCACCATCGGCATGTTCTTCCTGGGCGGCATCCAGATCACCATGCTGGGCGTGCTGGGCAGCTACATCGGCCGCACCTACGCGCAGGCGCAGGGCCGCCCGCTGTACACCGTGGCGGCGGTGCGGACCGCCGCGAAACCGCTGCCCGCGACGACGGGCGCGGCGCGGTGA